In Deferribacter autotrophicus, the following are encoded in one genomic region:
- a CDS encoding molybdopterin-dependent oxidoreductase, with protein MAQIFINDKPYEFKEGETILDIARRNDIYIPVMCYLKDITPTGACRLCLVQVEGIEKPVASCVTYATDGMKVYTDTEDVIKQRKRNLEFILIKHPLDCPVCDKAGECMLQDTTYEFGINEESIKSVKPNKPKFDWEMIIHDANLCVLCERCVKVCHEITGCSALKIKERGYNNLITTANDAGLQCDFCGLCVDFCPVGALLDKPYKHSVRNWDLEYVETTCNYCPVGCSVKYGKHENIIYKSSKVEDSYICSLGRYAYKYTEHEDRVKTPLIKADGELKEVEWTAAIDNIKTKLDEIVDRYGNDSIAFILGSRLSNEALVNYKVLADGLGVKKIVSDLSFYHPEFFNLYHKKFNSYEVVGRLDDIKDSDLIFVIGADLARESLGIKWKVMNAVIHNDSKLVTIGLKKYEYDYFTDASILADYGDFAKVFHDIINSDNKIYEDIRGYINKAKKISFIVGNEYLEAESQKESVFAFVDYVGEDKLKSFFYTFDKPNVVASFSLGVYGNYSADELIEDIDRGKVKCLIVADFYPFNTKGNYKRLRDLVGKVEYFVSIDLFKNDFNKGANVILPVLSHLESEGTFTTIDGRIVKYQKVIEPELDAKSDVEIAYLIGFAKGLQLESYPKAVWDNEIKGKNGYPDATYDEINGLLYKDKDYNVNKIEYTYKEQPKGTKEVYVNARYHNNYLSTKAAIEKKSDETYRRYYFDVDRSVVVGEDAKCNIPNCSLDKNIAKGIVLIPKN; from the coding sequence ATGGCACAGATTTTTATAAATGATAAACCTTACGAGTTTAAAGAAGGGGAAACCATATTAGATATTGCTAGAAGAAACGATATTTATATCCCTGTGATGTGTTATTTGAAAGATATTACCCCTACTGGAGCATGTAGGCTTTGTTTGGTACAGGTTGAAGGTATTGAAAAGCCTGTTGCTTCTTGCGTGACCTACGCTACCGATGGTATGAAAGTATACACTGATACCGAAGATGTTATTAAACAAAGAAAGAGAAATCTTGAGTTTATTTTAATAAAACATCCTCTTGATTGTCCTGTATGTGATAAAGCTGGTGAATGTATGCTTCAGGATACAACTTATGAATTTGGTATAAATGAGGAGTCTATTAAGTCTGTAAAACCGAATAAGCCCAAATTTGATTGGGAAATGATAATTCATGATGCAAATTTATGTGTACTATGCGAAAGATGTGTGAAAGTTTGTCACGAGATTACCGGGTGTAGTGCTTTGAAAATTAAGGAGAGGGGCTATAACAATCTAATTACTACAGCCAATGATGCAGGCCTGCAGTGCGATTTCTGCGGGCTTTGCGTTGATTTCTGCCCTGTTGGGGCATTGCTTGATAAGCCATATAAACACAGTGTAAGAAACTGGGATTTGGAATATGTAGAGACTACGTGTAATTATTGTCCGGTTGGATGTTCTGTCAAATATGGAAAGCATGAAAATATCATTTATAAGAGCTCAAAAGTAGAAGATAGTTATATTTGTTCCTTAGGAAGATATGCTTATAAATACACTGAACATGAAGATAGAGTAAAAACTCCTCTTATAAAGGCCGATGGTGAGTTAAAAGAGGTTGAGTGGACTGCTGCAATTGATAATATAAAAACTAAATTGGATGAGATTGTTGATAGATATGGCAATGACAGTATTGCTTTTATTTTAGGAAGCAGACTTTCTAATGAGGCACTTGTTAATTATAAGGTATTGGCTGATGGATTAGGAGTGAAGAAGATTGTATCAGATTTATCTTTTTATCACCCTGAGTTTTTCAATTTATATCATAAAAAGTTTAACAGTTATGAGGTTGTAGGCAGACTTGATGATATTAAAGATTCAGACTTAATATTTGTAATTGGGGCTGATCTTGCAAGGGAATCACTTGGAATCAAATGGAAAGTGATGAATGCTGTTATTCATAACGACTCAAAACTGGTAACAATAGGGCTTAAAAAGTATGAATATGATTATTTTACTGATGCGTCAATTTTAGCAGATTATGGTGATTTTGCGAAAGTTTTTCATGATATTATTAATTCTGATAATAAGATATATGAAGATATTAGAGGGTATATTAATAAAGCTAAAAAGATATCCTTTATTGTAGGTAATGAATATCTAGAAGCTGAATCTCAAAAAGAGTCAGTATTTGCATTTGTGGACTATGTGGGTGAAGATAAACTTAAATCTTTCTTTTATACCTTTGATAAACCTAATGTAGTAGCAAGCTTTTCTTTGGGTGTTTACGGTAATTACAGTGCTGATGAGTTGATTGAGGATATTGATAGAGGAAAAGTTAAATGTTTGATTGTTGCTGATTTTTATCCTTTTAATACAAAGGGTAATTATAAAAGGTTGAGAGATCTGGTTGGTAAAGTAGAATATTTTGTAAGTATAGATCTATTTAAGAATGATTTTAACAAGGGAGCTAATGTTATTTTACCTGTTCTTTCGCATCTTGAAAGTGAAGGAACTTTTACCACTATTGATGGCAGAATTGTAAAATATCAAAAAGTGATTGAACCTGAATTAGATGCAAAAAGTGATGTGGAGATTGCTTATTTGATAGGTTTTGCTAAAGGGTTGCAGCTTGAAAGCTATCCTAAGGCAGTTTGGGATAATGAAATTAAAGGTAAAAACGGTTATCCTGATGCTACCTACGATGAGATAAACGGATTACTTTATAAAGATAAAGATTACAATGTGAATAAAATAGAATATACTTATAAAGAGCAACCTAAAGGGACAAAAGAAGTATATGTAAACGCAAGATATCATAATAACTATTTATCTACAAAAGCTGCAATTGAAAAGAAATCTGATGAAACATATAGAAGATATTATTTTGATGTGGATAGATCTGTGGTTGTTGGTGAAGATGCAAAATGTAATATCCCAAACTGTAGTTTAGACAAAAATATAGCTAAAGGTATTGTTTTAATTCCAAAAAACTAA
- a CDS encoding FAD-dependent oxidoreductase produces MAKVYYGFWKDQIIDNRNKPYEEWTDAPLKIDDEFNGKKLKVFVNWNGFLVFDKDVDLLDVLTKYMYEISGFGCCGRCFPGRMGTRILAEQLQKIKNDGFKEEDIKLAYDIAYSIYVSAKCTVAPTATVPVRQFLKNFMEEEFKGVIQGENSKELEYVKHLTAPCTAGCPANVKIPEFIEAIKDHRFLEALKIIRTTMPLPGVCGRVCPHPCEANCRRGLVDDPVNIMVLKRTPWDYEYYHHKEPDIEKIRDEETGKKVAIVGAGPAGLTAAYYLALMGHQVKIYEMLPEPGGMVAVGIPDYRQPRHLLRREVEIVQSLGVEIQYNTKLGKDIFLKDLKEQYDAVLLAIGAFKSRDMGVEGEKDGYKGVMDSGIGFLRRVSLGEPVEIGDRVVVVGGGNTAIDCVRTALRLGSSDVNLVYRRSRAEMPAEDYEVVDAEEEGVKFHFLCNPVKLIAEDGKLVGVECVRMKLGEPDESGRRRPEPIPGSNFVIECDTIIPAIGQFPDLSFLSEEDGIQVTRWNTIAVKEDLYMTDVPGIFAAGDCEWGPATVVKAIGAARWAAKMIDRYLMEGEPYLTDEEKLELTLYKNKVFEKDERIQETHTIPRVHQEKLPPEVRVRNFEEIEKPYTENQAYLEATRCLRCIRMAMVGLDK; encoded by the coding sequence ATGGCAAAAGTTTACTATGGTTTCTGGAAAGACCAAATAATAGATAACAGAAATAAGCCGTACGAGGAGTGGACGGACGCTCCGCTAAAGATAGACGATGAATTTAATGGTAAGAAATTAAAAGTTTTCGTCAATTGGAACGGTTTTTTAGTTTTTGATAAAGATGTGGATCTTTTAGATGTTCTCACAAAGTACATGTATGAAATTAGTGGCTTTGGTTGTTGTGGTAGATGTTTTCCAGGTAGGATGGGAACAAGAATTTTGGCCGAGCAGTTGCAAAAAATAAAGAATGATGGTTTTAAAGAAGAAGATATTAAATTGGCATACGATATAGCTTATTCAATATATGTCTCTGCGAAATGTACCGTAGCTCCCACAGCTACTGTACCGGTAAGGCAGTTTTTGAAAAACTTTATGGAAGAGGAGTTCAAGGGAGTAATTCAAGGTGAAAACAGCAAAGAACTTGAATATGTTAAGCATTTGACTGCACCTTGTACTGCAGGGTGTCCTGCAAATGTTAAGATACCAGAGTTTATTGAAGCAATTAAGGATCATAGGTTTTTAGAGGCTTTAAAAATTATAAGGACTACTATGCCCTTACCCGGCGTATGTGGTAGGGTTTGTCCTCACCCTTGTGAAGCTAATTGTAGACGTGGTTTGGTGGATGATCCTGTAAATATTATGGTATTAAAAAGAACTCCATGGGATTACGAATATTATCATCATAAAGAGCCTGATATTGAAAAAATAAGAGATGAAGAAACAGGTAAAAAAGTTGCCATCGTGGGAGCAGGACCTGCTGGTCTTACGGCTGCTTATTATTTGGCATTGATGGGGCATCAGGTAAAAATTTATGAGATGCTTCCAGAGCCAGGTGGTATGGTTGCTGTGGGTATTCCTGATTATAGACAGCCAAGACACCTTTTGAGACGAGAGGTTGAAATAGTTCAGTCTTTAGGTGTTGAGATACAGTATAATACAAAACTTGGTAAGGATATATTTTTAAAGGATTTAAAAGAGCAATATGATGCTGTTTTACTTGCAATCGGAGCTTTTAAAAGCCGTGATATGGGTGTGGAAGGTGAAAAGGACGGTTATAAGGGTGTAATGGATAGTGGTATTGGCTTCTTGAGACGTGTGTCATTGGGTGAGCCCGTTGAAATTGGTGATAGAGTAGTGGTTGTTGGTGGTGGTAATACTGCAATAGACTGTGTAAGGACTGCTTTAAGGCTTGGTAGTAGCGATGTAAATCTGGTTTATCGTCGTTCACGTGCTGAGATGCCTGCTGAGGATTACGAAGTAGTTGATGCAGAGGAAGAAGGTGTTAAATTTCATTTCCTTTGCAATCCAGTGAAGCTTATTGCTGAAGATGGTAAGCTTGTGGGTGTGGAATGTGTTAGGATGAAGCTTGGTGAGCCTGATGAGTCAGGTAGAAGAAGGCCTGAGCCTATTCCTGGTTCTAATTTTGTAATTGAATGCGATACGATTATTCCTGCTATTGGGCAATTCCCTGATTTAAGCTTTTTAAGTGAAGAGGATGGAATTCAAGTAACAAGATGGAATACAATAGCTGTTAAAGAAGATCTGTATATGACTGACGTGCCAGGTATTTTTGCCGCTGGTGACTGTGAGTGGGGTCCTGCTACAGTGGTTAAAGCTATTGGCGCTGCAAGATGGGCAGCAAAAATGATAGATAGATATCTTATGGAAGGTGAGCCATATCTAACGGATGAGGAGAAATTAGAGCTGACTTTGTATAAGAATAAAGTGTTTGAAAAAGATGAGAGGATTCAAGAAACACATACAATTCCAAGAGTTCACCAAGAGAAGTTGCCACCTGAAGTTAGGGTTAGAAATTTTGAGGAAATTGAGAAACCGTATACTGAGAATCAAGCATATTTGGAAGCTACAAGATGTTTGAGATGTATTAGAATGGCAATGGTTGGTTTGGATAAATAA
- the thiC gene encoding phosphomethylpyrimidine synthase ThiC, with protein MTQIEAAKKGIITKEMEKIAKDEKISPNELRELVAQGKVVIPKNKNHDFPNVMGIGKKLRTKINANIGTSIDCPSIEREINKLKVAIEAGADSVMDLSTGGDLQAIREAILEHSTVMVGAVPIYAVAAKLAEQDIPTYKMDPDTLFKSIEEQCKQGIDYITVHCGVTKESVERMDRTDRVCGIVSRGGSILADWIRRNKKENPLYEYFDDLLEIAYKYDVTLSLGDGFRPGAIADATDRAQIDELIILGELAKRAREKNVQAMIEGPGHVPINQIEANILLEKRLCDEAPFYILGPLPTDIAPGYDHITSAIGGAIAGSVGADFLCYVTPAEHLCLPDEEDVYQGVIASKIAAHIADIAKGVPGAFERDLQMSKYRKELNWEGMFSLAIDPKRAREKFQKNRDINSCTMCGRLCAVKIDQKLPTI; from the coding sequence ATGACCCAAATCGAAGCTGCAAAAAAAGGAATTATAACCAAAGAAATGGAAAAAATCGCAAAAGATGAAAAGATTTCACCTAATGAACTACGTGAACTGGTAGCTCAAGGTAAAGTTGTTATTCCTAAAAATAAAAATCACGATTTCCCTAATGTAATGGGAATTGGTAAGAAATTGAGAACAAAAATAAATGCAAATATCGGTACAAGCATAGATTGTCCATCCATCGAAAGAGAAATTAATAAATTGAAAGTGGCCATTGAAGCAGGTGCTGACAGCGTCATGGATTTATCCACAGGTGGAGACTTGCAGGCTATTAGAGAAGCAATTTTAGAACACTCCACAGTTATGGTTGGTGCAGTACCTATTTATGCTGTTGCAGCAAAATTAGCTGAACAAGATATACCTACTTATAAAATGGATCCAGATACATTATTTAAATCTATCGAAGAACAATGTAAGCAAGGGATAGATTATATAACTGTTCACTGTGGTGTCACAAAAGAATCTGTCGAAAGAATGGACAGAACAGACAGAGTGTGTGGTATTGTTAGTAGAGGTGGATCTATTTTAGCAGACTGGATAAGAAGAAATAAAAAAGAAAACCCCCTTTATGAATATTTTGATGATTTACTTGAAATTGCTTATAAATATGATGTGACGTTGAGTCTTGGAGATGGTTTCAGACCTGGTGCTATTGCAGATGCTACAGACAGAGCCCAAATAGATGAGCTTATTATCCTTGGTGAACTTGCAAAAAGGGCAAGAGAAAAGAATGTACAGGCTATGATTGAAGGCCCAGGACATGTCCCAATAAACCAGATTGAGGCAAATATTTTATTAGAAAAAAGACTCTGCGATGAAGCACCATTTTATATTTTAGGACCTCTTCCCACTGATATTGCTCCAGGATACGACCATATAACAAGTGCCATAGGGGGAGCAATTGCAGGTTCAGTGGGCGCTGACTTTCTATGTTATGTAACCCCTGCTGAACATTTGTGTCTTCCAGATGAAGAGGATGTATACCAAGGGGTAATTGCATCAAAAATTGCTGCTCATATTGCAGATATTGCAAAAGGTGTTCCAGGTGCCTTTGAAAGAGATTTACAGATGAGCAAATATAGAAAAGAGCTTAATTGGGAAGGTATGTTCTCGCTTGCAATTGACCCAAAAAGGGCAAGAGAAAAGTTTCAAAAAAATAGGGATATAAATTCCTGCACCATGTGTGGAAGATTATGTGCAGTAAAAATAGACCAAAAATTGCCAACTATTTAA